Proteins co-encoded in one Spirosoma endbachense genomic window:
- a CDS encoding PadR family transcriptional regulator — protein sequence MKRASLGEFEEVVLLTVAVLEVQGQAYGVAITHEIIEETGRSVRLNQIHAALQRLEDKGMVKSEMGEPTAERGGRRKRLFTVTAYGRRTLQEIQDVRASLWTRLVSPFKLSTSL from the coding sequence ATGAAACGGGCTTCGTTGGGCGAGTTTGAAGAAGTGGTTTTACTGACTGTCGCCGTACTGGAAGTACAAGGCCAGGCCTATGGCGTAGCGATTACTCACGAAATCATTGAGGAGACAGGCCGTTCCGTTCGGCTGAACCAGATTCACGCAGCTTTACAGCGGCTGGAAGATAAAGGTATGGTGAAGTCGGAAATGGGAGAACCGACCGCCGAACGAGGTGGCCGTCGGAAGCGCCTGTTTACGGTAACTGCCTATGGACGTCGAACCTTACAGGAAATTCAGGATGTTCGGGCTAGTTTATGGACTCGCCTGGTCAGCCCGTTCAAGCTGTCGACCAGCCTATGA